The Biomphalaria glabrata chromosome 1, xgBioGlab47.1, whole genome shotgun sequence sequence TAATAAACCATGAATAAACAAACCATGTGAAAAACACAGGAAGTTTACATTTTTAGATTTCTATATAGTATTGCCAACTatcaagatctaaatctagatcaaactTTGAATTTAGAGGCCCAGTTTGcctttttatttatgaatagAAAGAATAGGAAGTAACCAATgtgtacatattttaaaattttattattatagctttctgagataaataaatcattttctctaaaaaaatgcatttgatATTCTAGTCACTTAGAATTTTTGACGTATGCctaattattttgtctatttaatTTCAGACTTGACGTATGTAGTAATTTAATAGTCTGACTCATTACTATTAGAGTTTACgatttgtttaaacaaaaacttcTAAATTTCTAGTATTTCAGACGGATCATGgtttaggattttaaaatatttttaacagtactagatctaaataaatgaattaagcaTTGTtattaactaataataatataaaaacaggccagttatttgaaaaaaaaaaaaaacgattacaaGGCTTACAAATTGGCAGTAAAAACAATTATTAGAGTAGCTGCCCTTGTTGATCAAAGTTTTTAATCCTGAGTTTGACaaaatatgaattttaaaataactacTAATGATACTAATCAGtctaatctaaatctatgttatatctagatctatatacgactatatactatagatctattctaggtaggctatattttatattattatataaatatcatagatctagtagatattaGTATCTCTCTAGATCTTAGTTCTATTTGAGTTAagtcttaaaaattaaattaaaaatgtcgATTTGATACACTACAGACTACAGTAAGTAACAGTAACACTAACAGTGACTACACTCTGTGACTCTTACTCTTAGAGTTAGACTCTacatctacactctacactGTGACTGTGACTCACTGACTGTCTACAGACTTACTCAACTTACTGTCACTTACAGAGTAATAGTGTCTACAGAGTAACAGAGTACAGTAACTCTGAGTAACAATCATTTAAATCATTACaatcataacattttaaaaatcatcatttttaagatttttattttaatgatttaaatttAATGACAATGTAATGTTACTCAAAGTTACTGTGAGTAACTTTGCACTGTTAGTGACTGTTACTGAGTGTTACTGTTAGTGTTACTAAGCAGTGTTAAATAAGTGAGTAGTGTTAATCAGTCACTCAGACTCAGTGACTGTTACTATTATTAAACTCTTAAGACACTTAAAAGTTAagtctatctagattctagaatattctagatctatatttctatataatataaatgtactttatatagatctagtctgttaACTAGAATCCTAGAGACTAGGACTAGAGTAACTAGGGACACTAGATGTGACTAGAGTTAGAGTGTACTAACAAGATCTATGACACTAATGACAGAGACTTTTTTACTACAGTACAgactactacactactacagtAATGAGTAACTCAGCTAACTCAGTAACTGTAAGTAGTACTGTAGTCTGTAGTGTCAAGTACTTCAAATAGTGTTACTGTGTGTAAGTATGAGTAAGTATTGATTgacattatgattattattacttAATTAATTCATAAATATGATCAAGTCAATCAAGAATCAAGATCTATTCACATGATCAAGAGTAGTAGAGTAAAGAAGTAGACTAATAAGTAGATCAatagaataataatgaatatagtatatatataaagtatagaCTCTATACTCTATAGTCACATACTAATACTCTAATAGACTTGATAGAGTAAACTGTATTGAGTATAGACTGTATGTCACTATATACTAATCCGGCTGAGAAATCCTGCATGTTAGTTAGTAAGGTAGTTGTTAATCACTTTTAGATCTAACTATATTAgtaatattactaatattagttTCATTACAATACAATTATACATTGAACTTAAAATtttatctactatatatatgtCTAAGCTTAATGGCTTAAGATTAAATTCGATATCAATTTAAATAACTTGATCTTGATAAAGTAAGTCATTATTTCAAGCAATCCAATACATGCTCAATCATGCTGTAATAGCCCATTAAGaaagtaattaatttaatacatttttaaatcctTCAAATTTGGTTCAATTTAGCTACTTACttgtaaataatttaattttatgctAAAATTTACTTGTTTTCACCATATTAAAAGGCAACATACTAAATAATATTCTCTAATTCTGAGTAGCATAAATAACAAACTAACTTTAATAAGTAAGTCTTATAAACTTTAAAGTACTGGTACTACTAAAagtccaatgaaaaaaaaattcagttacTTTTACAGCTATATATTTAGTCTTTATGATAACAGTCAAGGCCTGCAGGTGAGTCTTTTGCATTGTAAGCATCAATGAAGTCTATGTATTGAATATAGAATTGTGACTTTTTATTGTAGATTTCAGGAAGTCCTCAGGATTGAATCAGGGACAGaaagtagtaggcctatcttGGGAGAGTTTTATTCCCtaattagcatgcatgactagatgtaattatcttctttttgaaagAACATGAACATATTACATGATATAATGAcaataatgtaataaagttgttccttaaaaaaatttatttatccTGTTATTTAATAATAGCAATAAAGATCTAAAGTTATTGGCTGGATATAATGGAGTTCAGAGCTAATTTAATCATACATCCATTTAACATGAACTAGTAATATTTAATCTATcaatttcaaactattttgcctttttttttaatcaggtttattttcattgtgtatttcaaatatttgaaaaaaaaattgctacatAAAATTTAATGGATTTCAAAACTCCTGTGAGAGATAGAGGATGCAGAGATTTTTCTGATGCCATTACTAGGAGCAATTCAAATCAAGATATGCTCATAGATCCCATTACTCCAAAACAAAGATCAAATATAAGCCTGAAGACACCATCCTTTATGTACATTGCTTCCAACTGCCAAGTTAAAGGGTCTAGAAAATCAGTTAGTGACCAAGATTGTCCTGACTTGAGTGACAAAACCAGTCCAGGCTTAACCAGACTTCGCATGACACCAGGTGAGACTTTAGCAAGCTGATGTTTTATATGTTGATATTTACTTACTTATAGATGTTTtgagttgtttgttttacatgtttctgagatgttccttcagatttgcagATAATAGTAACTACATCCTAGCCTAAACCTCATGTAGGATGACAGGGAAATAATAGTAACTACATCCTAGCCCGAACCTCACACAGGATGACAGGGAAATGGCagtggcagggtttgaaccaggaaGGACTAAACggcagtccagagcgcatactacacaaccaggcaaccatcctAAAAATAAGTAACAAGGGTTCtgccttaaaaaataaatatacattgtCTTGCAGCTTAAACTTCCTGCATGGGCACTGTGAGAGGTCTTGTCTTATATTATGCTACATGTATCCTTGTATATTTGTTAGTTTTAGATATGTAcatactacaataataataaattgaataattcaTTTCTATAGGTTTTATGAGAGAAAAGCAGAAAAATCTTATTGATCAACATAGGGAGATATTACAAAAAGGCAGCCATGTGCAGGCAGGTGGAGGTATTTCAATATGGCCTGAAATGCATGCAATGAGGCTCACAAGAAGTGAAGTTATATTGCTCCTTGTTCAAGCCATCATTCTATGTGGACTCACACTAGcccttttaaataaattacatgGCAAGTTATTTATcttcttaaaaaaatgtatatccaTAATATCCTCCAGccaatttatatataaatatgtaataataataataaactactACTTACAAcacctttttttatatattttatagacaTTATTTTTAACATTCATTCTAATGTTTTctgttaaatcttttttttttttttttttttgctgaatgCCTAGAAAGCTCATTAGAGTTTAAGTCAAATGCTTGGAAAACATACAGAAACAATATGTACCGGTATaaattttctctaaaaaaaaaagaaatttattatCTTGTTATTTAATCTTGACACATTTATAAACCAGACTGAACCACTAGCACCATAGGCCTCTCATCCTTATTGTACAAGTCCACACTCtttttatgtatataaaaaCACTGACCCATAGCCCTTAGATTGCAAATGTACTCTTCTCCATATAATCCATGGATAAATTTATGTTGATAAAATACAACATATGCTAAACTTTAAATAGAAATGAGATGTAACTTTTAAACATCTAGTGGCAGTAATCATAGTTCTCCTTGGATAATACTGTTGTCTTTCTCTTCAACAGGTCAAACATTTTCTTATCTCAAATTATTTTCAATGGATGTGAAGAAGTTTTGttcactgaactatataaatGAATCTCAAAACCAAGAAATATTTCAATCTCAAGTTATTCAATGGCACAATGATTTCTATCAATTAACtgtaaatataaactttgttttgtttagtgatCATGCAGTCACTatttatctttgttttgttttttattaatttgccGAAATTACATACATATTTTAGAACTCTTCTTTCCACGAAGTCCTACTATATTTCtcatgcttaatttttttttatcttgtttacCTATTAGGAAACTATTCAAGTTCACTTTGATTTGACCTCCATGTCCACAAGTTATCAAGTATACATATCAACCTACATCTTGGGACTGCTAGTTCTCTTGTATTATTTAATGGACAATATGCTTGCTAGAAACAAATTAACACCTTCTCGGGTTAAAAAATGGTCAGTTTTATTTTCGTCAGTTATATTTGCACAAATGTAagctaaattaaaataaaaaggtaaaaGGAAACTTCCACTTTAGCTTATAATGTTTtgcatcatttctttttttttcttacttttttttttcaactatcgGTATAAAACACATTAACAACATTcctacttacttttttttatataagcaaaaGTTGTGAATGGAGCAAAATAAAACCACATTTACCACCACCACAACATCATTCTTAATATGGTTGGGGTGCTGGGGATGGGTGGGTTACCTATTTCATTTGCATTGACACCTGTGCCATATATGgtataaagctcatctgtttctatggctgacaaTTCATacttacaatatatattttaaaacatttggagCTTTGATTAAACAAGGTTTAGCTGTatcataacaattttttttcccctaggACCTGTCTCCTTGTGGTTATTGGAAGCTGGACATGTTCAATGGCATATGGGTTGTTTCTAGCTAGTCAGTTAGAAAGACAAATGGTTCTCTGTGTGCAACAACTTTCTTCatttctggtaaaaaaaaaaaattaaattttttttagtacctACTGAAATTACTATGGTAgtctactgtctctacactgaATGTTTAAACTAAGTTATTTAGGAATTAAAATGTACCTAAATTTGTTCAAAGAAATCCCAGAATTTTAATATACATTATTAATAGTTATTGCAGTATACTGATATGTTCAATTGTTGTTAAACAAAACAGCTACTGTAGAAGGAAAAATGGTCTTGATTGCTgttagctccagacagctattCCAACCTACCTTTATAGGCATATTAACTGGATTCAGAAAATTcaattccatttaaaaaaaaacaaaaaaacatatgtaacttttttgtttatgctACTACCAGTTAGgtttaatcctgtgcactccctggggagcatagggccgcaaccacacctctccaccgaactcggttctgagcagctttcttcatctgctcccatgtcattccagtaccctcagcttcactgatgactgacctcttccaggtttgcttgggtctgcccactttcctctttccttgtggttccagtcaagtgcctgccttgcaacattggtagctggttttcgcagggtgtgtcctatccagctccattttcgtcttgtgatgtcttgggctattgactagttctctcccacaaatcaatagtagttatcttttctggccacctaatatCTGGCGTAGGCTACTACCAGTACCGGtagtttaatgttttcaaacttgactttgatttcgggggtgtttttttttttaagagctaAAAGTAGAGTAAtttccactttcagaccatgtggtctatagggctgatgatgtaaagatcatctgtttctgtggcccacagttaataagggtgtcatatggccagcataaCAACCAACCGCATTGACTattctccaactaatgttagagctgggtggaccttAAAgagcctaaagaaaaaaaaaaaccagtatTCACCatgatttgaacccaggacccttcGGTTCAGAACCCAATCACttttttaccactcagccacagtttctcctttttttttttaaccgctAAGCACTTTGAAAAgtttttagaatttttaatacattggtttaaatttaaCCTGCTATTAATAATAACAGCCTTGAattagcaaatatttttttttttattaactcagGGTAGTTGTGATATTTGTCAAGAAAAATATGTTAATAAACATAAGGAATAACCAGcacacattttgtttgttgacaGGGCACATTGGTCATTAGTCCTCTAGATTTAGACACCTTTCAAGCAGTTCTACTTTACTGGAAGACCAGGTTCTTGGACAGTACATCTATGGGCATTCTCAACCTTTTTGGACTTATTCCTATTAGAGACTTGTTATATTACCTCCAATACTACAGTGTTCCTATAGCAACAGTTTTGTTGAGTCCTGTGTTACAGTTATGTTGTTCctgtcttgcagtttatagtcAAGGAGAATATATGAAACCAAACTCATgaataaaacacaaatttgtttttcttcatcCCTGGTGCAACTTaattttgttgacatttaatGGTTAGagcacaacacacacacaaaaaaagagagTACTGTTCACTTTTAATTGAAGCTGTGATGCAGTTTTATCTGTTACTTCAACTTGGAAATAAACGTTTTGTGTACAATTCACACACTACCACCTCCATGTACACTCACAGTTGTATCTAGGTGGCTGCCTGATTGTGCGGTACGCAATTCAGACTATAATTATGGTGGTACGGCTCAAAGTTCAAatcctgcctgctgccatcccgAGGAGGTTTGGGCCAAGACtttatttgtgaaaaaaattaacaaataatacaGTATCcagtaattaaaagaaaaagtgtgAAACACATCATTCTGGGAAATTTCTCCACAATACTGTATCAAAAATAgctttctatcttatcttatataatacagacgttacttcaaaaaagaagatgattacgtcctacgcgtcatgcatttagtcatgcatattaaccaatgacttaaattctgccaagtcactggttttcctggctagctcaggcaacccattccatgctctaatagcactagggaagaaggagtgttctaattttaaaactttaccATATACACATTTTAAGAACAAACTGCATAACTCTTGGGTACTGGTATTATTAAAAATTCGGACTTGAATGACTGCAGTTAGTAGATTTTATGAATTTCTATTTCTAATTCTGGTATAAAATTGAATGACTGCAGTTAGTAGATTTTATGAATTTCTATTTCTAATTCtggtataaaattaaaaacaaaatttgccaagaacaaaaaaaaaaaggaagtttaACACACATGGCACTTCCTATAGGCCAGTCATATGTTAAATGAAAATTTGACCTAAAAAGAACCAAGTTGCTAGTACTGGTGTTGCTACCATTGTCAAATATTAGTTTACTTGTTTTATAACCTTTTAATCTACTGGTACCGGTATATAGTTAATGAAGTATATAATGGGCTTGATCATTATTTGAGGTACTGGTATGTAGACTTTTTGAATTACattaaaaactattaaaaaaaaaaattaaaaaaactaagaCACTGCAGCCTTTCAGTTACTAGCTTTTATCGATTTGGAACACCCTGTTTAGCAGTTGCATATAATTTTTGGTATTTGCTTTTAACAGTTGCCTTTATGATCGTTCCCTTGATGCTGGGTTTCCTCATTTTTCAGTTCCAAATTTCAGCTTGTTCTGGCCCAACAATTTACAACATGCCAATAGAGTTAAGCCATGGGCAGTAGTTATTTGTTATCACCAAGTGGGATAATATGATTAACAATTGATTGTGCATTGTATCAGTAATAATTTGCATGACCCTTTATTACAatagttcagtgtttcccaaagtggggtataGGAAGAGTTTGAAGGGGTACGCTTTGCACATACAGGTAGCTAattatgctgatttttttttacaggtagTGAGGTAcccattttgtttataaattagaataaatatttttttaatcctttttaTTATTCAAGTTTTAACTAACTCAAATACAGttctattttttacattttgagaTGAATTTCTACAAAGATCAGAAAATGGATAGGGATGTTACAACTTCTGTcgacacacatttttttttcaaggtagAAACCATGTTTCCATTAACTGTGATAGAGTAatcattattttgtgtatgcaggcccacaaaaaaaaaaataattgaaatgacAAGGTCCATACCATGAATCCTATAAGTTTAACAAGACAGTACATATTTGTTAGCACAAAagcatgtaaattaaaaatggaATGCAGTTCAATTTTCATTAAATAACAGGGGCCATAGCTATAGTTCTCTCTTCGCAGTGAAATAAATGAGGAAATGAATTcacttttcaaaaataaattttatgggTGCCAGGCTTCCATCAAACAAACTATTGTCACATATAGCACAGAGCTTGAAAAGTACAGTACCGGTACCTGTAGTATGGACAAAACCATTTGCAAACTATTCATTTCTTGGATACCAGTAGCATAAAGGTTTTAATTATATTGCCTGTAATCTTATTTCCAGTGATATGGTTTACCAATACATGGAATCCCAAGACAGTTCTATTAAAATCTATCAATGTGTCCTTAATAACTATAAActaggggtgggcaaccttttcccAATAAGGGCGGCATTACAGAACTTTTtggaacggggggggggggacatttaTATAATATACTTACAGCTTAGAAAAATATGCTAGctgtgtataatgtcttttgaTTCATATGTATACTGtgttatacatttacatttaattttttacactCCCAGTTGAGGGAGTTAGCGATTTCTGAAAATaatgttacaattttttttttcattttgtaatcATCTGTTCACATCTCACCACAAATGaacagttgtacttaatttgATGTGcttaactgtttacactcgtgcataatgttccagaATTGTGGAGCTTGCTTACTAGTTATCTTTGTGACTGCTGTTCATTTATAGTCAAGTCAGCGTCGACCTGTTCCTACacttattttcaaacaaaaaaaataaatatttgtttacagatGTATGTGCacaaaaataatgtgaaagttttgTAGCAATGATTTTTAAAGTGttgaaatacagcttctgggacTCCTGCGGAATAattgactggaacttctctttcagttcATAATTTGCTTGAAGGTATGTCCTCTAGAGCTGATTCAGCTTCTGCACTAGATGGTGAGCTGAGTGTATTGAAAACTGATTCaaagttcttgacgtcttaacattagctttcaaattccactatcaaagaatataagtaagtttcacctttcaacaaACTAAAATGACAAAACCCGTTTTCACTTGTTTGctggagaaatgggaaagctttgtttgaaatgATTTAACATACACTTCATGTGTAATACTTCCAATGAAAACATGAAGcctgtcttcaactcttcattagaaatacaGTATTATTAAGAAGGTCACAGTCAGTGTCATTCAAGGAACATATCAATTTCTTCCTCCATCTCTTCTCACTACCTTGCCCATAATAAGCTAGAGGATACTACTGTGATAACGGACATCAAAAATTTTTCCTAATCTTCAAGTACTTATCGAAACTGTCTGTGGTTAA is a genomic window containing:
- the LOC106063301 gene encoding uncharacterized protein LOC106063301, which produces MDFKTPVRDRGCRDFSDAITRSNSNQDMLIDPITPKQRSNISLKTPSFMYIASNCQVKGSRKSVSDQDCPDLSDKTSPGLTRLRMTPGFMREKQKNLIDQHREILQKGSHVQAGGGISIWPEMHAMRLTRSEVILLLVQAIILCGLTLALLNKLHGQTFSYLKLFSMDVKKFCSLNYINESQNQEIFQSQVIQWHNDFYQLTETIQVHFDLTSMSTSYQVYISTYILGLLVLLYYLMDNMLARNKLTPSRVKKWTCLLVVIGSWTCSMAYGLFLASQLERQMVLCVQQLSSFLGTLVISPLDLDTFQAVLLYWKTRFLDSTSMGILNLFGLIPIRDLLYYLQYYSVPIATVLLSPVLQLCCSCLAVYSQGEYMKPNS